Proteins encoded by one window of Candidatus Angelobacter sp.:
- a CDS encoding NAD-dependent epimerase/dehydratase family protein translates to MNSFYRDKAVGVTGGLGLIGSFLCEELCSTGAKVILIDDESKGSWAYIDQLRSRVEYRKMDLANPKQAVGALKDCEYVFHLASRAYGVGFSQKNNFEMFRFNDLVNTNVLDAIACHRPKHALVVSSSCIYPDDGPTPMPDCQPVAGEPERVNWGYGWAKRILEQKAVIYQKETGIPITVVRPFNIYGEHYTWVGDYSQAIPMLTKKILDKENPIVVWGSGNQRRNYVHALDCARAMMQLVENGYFERPVNIGREETVSVKSLVKRIAAIVGLEPEIVFDRTKPEGRFIKSADSKLLIAALGDDFVWKIEFHEGLNRMVKWHERTFRSAH, encoded by the coding sequence ATGAATTCCTTTTACAGAGACAAGGCGGTCGGAGTTACGGGTGGTCTTGGGTTGATCGGGTCTTTCCTCTGCGAGGAACTTTGCTCGACCGGCGCGAAAGTAATCCTGATTGACGACGAATCGAAAGGGTCCTGGGCATACATCGATCAGTTACGGTCCCGCGTGGAATATCGGAAAATGGACCTGGCGAATCCGAAGCAAGCCGTCGGAGCTCTGAAGGATTGCGAGTACGTGTTTCACCTGGCCTCGCGGGCCTACGGGGTTGGATTCAGCCAGAAGAATAACTTTGAAATGTTTCGGTTCAACGACCTCGTGAACACCAACGTCCTTGACGCCATTGCTTGCCACCGCCCCAAGCATGCGCTGGTCGTCAGTTCCAGCTGCATCTATCCCGACGACGGGCCGACGCCGATGCCGGACTGTCAGCCAGTCGCGGGTGAACCTGAGCGCGTCAATTGGGGTTACGGCTGGGCCAAACGCATTCTGGAACAAAAGGCCGTCATTTATCAGAAGGAAACCGGCATTCCGATAACGGTCGTGAGACCGTTCAACATCTACGGCGAACATTACACATGGGTGGGCGACTATTCACAGGCCATTCCAATGCTCACAAAAAAAATACTCGACAAAGAAAACCCCATCGTCGTCTGGGGCTCCGGCAACCAGAGACGGAACTATGTCCATGCCTTGGACTGTGCCCGGGCGATGATGCAACTCGTGGAAAATGGTTACTTCGAACGGCCAGTCAACATCGGACGCGAAGAAACCGTCTCAGTGAAAAGCCTCGTCAAACGGATCGCAGCAATAGTCGGCTTGGAACCTGAAATCGTTTTCGACCGGACCAAACCTGAAGGGCGCTTTATCAAAAGCGCCGACAGCAAGCTTCTCATAGCCGCATTGGGGGACGACTTTGTGTGGAAGATAGAATTTCACGAAGGGCTTAATCGCATGGTAAAGTGGCACGAACGAACTTTTCGCAGCGCGCATTGA
- a CDS encoding glycosyltransferase family 2 protein: MCDRPFQFRQSVEDRRTGRDWLSGDAGEDILCQASWENVHATDDVIMSTESRPKVSVIIPVFGKSGDLDRLVRKLNEQTLKPHEIIVVDSNPEPLKALPPGVKHIVNPEDIAYGWDFNLGAQQATGDYLLNTSQDCLPENECSLEEMFSALTANRVAVTATVTLPKEIWEEYDFWGKVMMARWVGEIRQGISDKLDLIRIEVFRKVGGYDIETFRYCGQDQDLYMHLSQQGEVRIVKTRVLHLHKQPRGTSCMAVIKKQFLLAESFGALFRKWGFQLRRAPYAGNWTHHLVKFIYPLLLLLPFAPKTGALLLFVLTNLTHIETWRIRSPKVLVMVLLNPTLFVVGAVGTLRGFLTGRQRYSVFK, translated from the coding sequence TTGTGTGATAGACCGTTTCAATTTAGGCAATCCGTTGAAGACAGACGGACAGGGCGCGACTGGTTGTCGGGTGATGCAGGTGAAGATATACTTTGCCAAGCATCTTGGGAGAATGTACATGCCACCGACGACGTCATCATGTCTACAGAGTCTCGGCCGAAAGTATCCGTCATTATCCCGGTGTTCGGCAAATCGGGCGACCTTGATCGCTTGGTTCGGAAGCTGAATGAGCAAACGCTCAAACCGCATGAGATTATCGTGGTTGACAGTAACCCCGAGCCTCTGAAGGCCCTCCCACCCGGGGTGAAACATATTGTGAACCCCGAGGACATCGCATACGGGTGGGATTTCAACCTGGGTGCTCAACAAGCGACGGGGGATTATCTCCTCAACACTTCGCAGGATTGCCTCCCTGAAAACGAGTGTTCGCTTGAGGAGATGTTCAGCGCCTTGACAGCAAATCGAGTTGCAGTGACGGCAACGGTGACGCTTCCAAAGGAAATTTGGGAGGAATATGATTTTTGGGGAAAGGTGATGATGGCGAGATGGGTCGGTGAAATAAGGCAGGGAATCAGTGATAAACTGGACCTGATACGGATCGAAGTTTTTCGAAAGGTGGGCGGTTACGACATCGAAACATTCCGCTATTGCGGACAGGACCAGGACCTCTATATGCATCTCAGTCAACAAGGCGAGGTCCGTATTGTCAAAACGCGCGTTCTGCACCTGCACAAGCAACCCCGGGGAACGAGCTGTATGGCGGTGATAAAAAAACAATTCTTGTTGGCCGAATCGTTTGGCGCCTTGTTCCGCAAATGGGGATTTCAACTCAGGCGTGCTCCATACGCGGGGAATTGGACCCATCATCTCGTCAAATTCATTTATCCACTTCTCCTCCTGCTGCCATTTGCGCCGAAAACCGGAGCCTTACTCTTGTTCGTACTTACCAACCTGACTCACATCGAAACCTGGAGAATCAGATCGCCGAAAGTGCTGGTGATGGTTCTGCTGAATCCGACCTTGTTTGTTGTGGGCGCCGTCGGAACGCTGCGAGGGTTCCTCACTGGCCGGCAGCGTTATTCAGTATTCAAATGA